The proteins below come from a single Aegilops tauschii subsp. strangulata cultivar AL8/78 chromosome 6, Aet v6.0, whole genome shotgun sequence genomic window:
- the LOC141026011 gene encoding uncharacterized protein — MATSLGQYERHLRLQRHKIIGIDIKYNNEPDATQKPALIQLSVGKTQPVLLFQLSDDERCTVFDNFLADPRYTFVGFSIGGDKTRLERVNLEVANFVDIQKEWRVPEATKELDYLADVAGLLIDDYYNNMKKKITDDEHRRWATLPLTMRHIEYVAKDAYAAYEIWSRITLT, encoded by the coding sequence ATGGCGACCTCCCTCGGGCAGTACGAGCGCCACCTCAGGCTCCAGCGCCACAAGATCATCGGGATTGATATCAAGTACAACAACGAGCCTGACGCGACACAGAAACCCGCCCTCATCCAACTCTCTGTCGGCAAGACTCAGCCGGTTTTGCTCTTCCAACTGAGCGACGATGAAAGGTGCACTGTCTTCGACAACTTCCTCGCCGACCCCAGGTACACGTTTGTTGGCTTCTCCATCGGTGGTGACAAAACCAGGCTAGAGCGCGTCAATCTGGAGGTCGCCAACTTCGTCGACATCCAGAAGGAATGGAGGGTGCCCGAGGCCACAAAGGAGTTGGACTACCTTGCAGACGTCGCCGGCTTGCTCATCGATGACTACTACaacaacatgaagaagaagatcacCGACGATGAACACAGGCGCTGGGCCACCCTGCCTCTGACCATGAGGCACATCGAGTATGTGGCAAAGGACGCCTACGCAGCGTACGAGATATGGAGCCGCATCACCCTCACCTAG